One segment of Neodiprion fabricii isolate iyNeoFabr1 chromosome 1, iyNeoFabr1.1, whole genome shotgun sequence DNA contains the following:
- the LOC124185618 gene encoding guanosine-3',5'-bis(diphosphate) 3'-pyrophosphohydrolase MESH1 isoform X1, giving the protein MNFRVDKGSFLNRYADKELAANPEEECKKSEDSCNADRDTINDPLVIPGECGSCLKPTTKEELLSMVLKCANFAAEKHSNQRRKDAAETPYINHPLGVANILANEGSVYDPIVILAALLHDTVEDTETSFEEIEKEFGETVRKVVAEVTDDKSLPKAERKRLQIENATSRSDRAKLVTLADKIYNLRDIQKSPPLGWSDIRVREYFQVQPRIQSELQFCRYDSFPLSNRWEGRFHVKCNLNPEIRPDSVVASSAILNSWGYLFLSNNSPIFNV; this is encoded by the exons ATGAATTTCCGCGTTGACAAAGGATCTTTCCTGAACCGATACGCGGACAAGGAATTAGCCGCAAATCCGGAAGAGGAGTGTAAAAAATCCGAAGACAGCTGCAACGCCGACAGAGATACGATCAACGATCCGCTGGTAATACCCGGCGAGTGTGGATCCTGCTTGAAACCTACAACGAAAGAGGAACTTCTGTCGATGGTGTTGAAGTGCGCGAATTTTGCCGCCGAGAAGCACAGCAATCAAAGGAGAAAAGACGCCGCTGAAACACCGTACATAAATCATCCCTTGg GGGTCGCGAATATTCTGGCAAACGAGGGAAGCGTCTACGATCCGATCGTGATACTCGCAGCTTTGCTTCACGACACGGTCGAAGACACGGAAACTTCGTTCgaagagatagagaaagagtTCGGGGAAACGGTGCGGAAAGTTGTCGCCGAGGTGACGGACGACAAAAGTCTTCCCAAGGCGGAGAGGAAACGTTTGCAAATTGAAAACGCAACGAGCCGAAGCGACCGAGCCAAACTGGTCACGTTGGCCGATAAGATTTACAACTTGCGCGATATTCAGAAGAGTCCGCCACTAGGATGGAGCGATATAAGAGTCAGGGAATACTTTCAGGTGCAGCCTAGAATCCAGTCGGAATTGCAATTTTGTCGatacgactcttttcctctttcgaATCGATGGGAGGGGAGGTTTCACGTCAAGTGTAATCTAAATCCAGAAATTCGACCAGATTCTGTAGTAGCTtcgtccgccattttgaattcatGGGGGTATTTGTTTTTGTCAAATAACTCGCCCATTTTCAACgtttga
- the LOC124185618 gene encoding guanosine-3',5'-bis(diphosphate) 3'-pyrophosphohydrolase MESH1 isoform X2 has protein sequence MNFRVDKGSFLNRYADKELAANPEEECKKSEDSCNADRDTINDPLVIPGECGSCLKPTTKEELLSMVLKCANFAAEKHSNQRRKDAAETPYINHPLGVANILANEGSVYDPIVILAALLHDTVEDTETSFEEIEKEFGETVRKVVAEVTDDKSLPKAERKRLQIENATSRSDRAKLVTLADKIYNLRDIQKSPPLGWSDIRVREYFQWAKKVVDNCRGTNSALENTLDSIFAKQCKETRKNCNCIKRLSPVCDESYLCI, from the exons ATGAATTTCCGCGTTGACAAAGGATCTTTCCTGAACCGATACGCGGACAAGGAATTAGCCGCAAATCCGGAAGAGGAGTGTAAAAAATCCGAAGACAGCTGCAACGCCGACAGAGATACGATCAACGATCCGCTGGTAATACCCGGCGAGTGTGGATCCTGCTTGAAACCTACAACGAAAGAGGAACTTCTGTCGATGGTGTTGAAGTGCGCGAATTTTGCCGCCGAGAAGCACAGCAATCAAAGGAGAAAAGACGCCGCTGAAACACCGTACATAAATCATCCCTTGg GGGTCGCGAATATTCTGGCAAACGAGGGAAGCGTCTACGATCCGATCGTGATACTCGCAGCTTTGCTTCACGACACGGTCGAAGACACGGAAACTTCGTTCgaagagatagagaaagagtTCGGGGAAACGGTGCGGAAAGTTGTCGCCGAGGTGACGGACGACAAAAGTCTTCCCAAGGCGGAGAGGAAACGTTTGCAAATTGAAAACGCAACGAGCCGAAGCGACCGAGCCAAACTGGTCACGTTGGCCGATAAGATTTACAACTTGCGCGATATTCAGAAGAGTCCGCCACTAGGATGGAGCGATATAAGAGTCAGGGAATACTTTCAG TGGGCAAAAAAAGTCGTGGACAATTGTCGTGGAACAAATTCAGCCTTGGAAAATACGCTTGATAGTATATTTGCGAAACAGTGCAAGGAGACGAGGAAAAATTGCAATTGCATAAAAAGACTATCTCCCGTCTGCGACGAATCCTATTTGTGCATTTAA